A single window of Pontibacillus chungwhensis DNA harbors:
- a CDS encoding metal-dependent hydrolase: MQLTRLGHAMFLFTTEEGKKYLVDPFFDMNPGCPDEYRTEAFFRSLDGILLTHGHFDHTSGVEKVLSTNPECQIIAQYELAMILMGEGIQNVFPLNFGGAVELDGVAATLVPAKHTSSHGETTGNLTYAGEAAGYVLNFTNGPVIYHSGDTALMADMKWIQEVYQPTIAILSSSGTFTMGPKEAAYAVDNLLNVEVVIPSHTFPTREQAPAQSDYDALSEAFPIVGFMENKDHEILQYVKGNTRVVVMGYGETQKF, from the coding sequence ATGCAGCTTACACGGTTAGGGCACGCGATGTTTCTGTTTACAACTGAGGAGGGGAAAAAGTACTTGGTGGATCCGTTTTTTGACATGAATCCAGGCTGTCCAGACGAATACCGAACAGAAGCCTTTTTCCGTTCATTGGACGGGATTTTGTTAACGCATGGACATTTTGATCACACGAGTGGCGTGGAAAAAGTATTGTCTACGAATCCTGAATGTCAGATCATCGCACAATATGAGCTGGCTATGATTCTAATGGGAGAAGGGATCCAGAATGTATTCCCTCTAAACTTCGGGGGCGCGGTTGAGCTTGATGGTGTTGCAGCTACCTTGGTTCCAGCCAAGCATACATCAAGTCACGGAGAAACCACAGGGAACTTAACGTATGCAGGTGAAGCGGCAGGGTATGTACTTAACTTCACAAACGGCCCCGTTATTTATCATTCTGGGGACACGGCCTTAATGGCGGATATGAAATGGATTCAAGAAGTGTATCAGCCTACTATTGCAATCTTGTCCTCCTCGGGTACATTTACGATGGGGCCGAAGGAAGCCGCGTATGCGGTGGATAACTTATTAAACGTGGAGGTTGTTATCCCTAGCCATACATTCCCGACAAGGGAACAGGCACCCGCTCAGTCTGACTATGATGCGTTATCGGAAGCATTTCCGATTGTTGGGTTTATGGAAAATAAAGACCATGAAATACTTCAGTATGTAAAAGGGAATACCCGCGTTGTGGTGATGGGATACGGGGAGACACAGAAGTTTTAA
- a CDS encoding transposase, with translation MNGVYHIMLRGINQQTIFEEEEDRSRFLETLRCYKDVSGYKLYGYCLMDNHVHLLLKEEEEPVSLVLKRISSSYIYWYNMKYDRCGPLFQGRYRSETVEDPAYFIIVLRYIHQNPLKAGLVKSVWDGKWTSCKDYVQEKETFIDKERALQLFSDDWRKAIQQYVEFMQKENKDHCLEINGSARITDQQLQEQLRNMGIPSSSLIQKLNQVDRDEVLSRIKEIDGVSIRQPSRVTGIPRRVINRL, from the coding sequence TTGAATGGTGTCTATCACATTATGTTGAGAGGGATCAATCAGCAGACCATTTTTGAAGAGGAGGAAGATCGGAGTCGATTTCTTGAGACACTTAGATGTTATAAGGATGTTAGTGGCTATAAACTCTATGGTTACTGTTTAATGGATAACCATGTCCATCTCTTGCTAAAGGAAGAAGAGGAGCCGGTGTCACTCGTGTTGAAGAGAATAAGTTCAAGCTATATCTACTGGTACAACATGAAGTATGATCGATGTGGTCCGTTGTTTCAGGGCAGGTATAGAAGTGAGACTGTTGAGGATCCTGCTTATTTTATTATTGTGCTTCGCTACATCCACCAAAACCCTCTTAAAGCAGGTCTGGTGAAAAGTGTGTGGGATGGGAAATGGACCAGCTGTAAGGACTATGTGCAGGAAAAAGAAACATTTATTGATAAAGAACGAGCTTTACAGTTGTTCTCTGATGATTGGCGGAAGGCCATTCAACAGTATGTTGAATTTATGCAAAAGGAAAATAAAGATCATTGCCTTGAGATTAATGGAAGTGCGAGGATAACTGATCAGCAGTTACAGGAGCAATTAAGAAATATGGGCATCCCGAGCAGTAGTTTAATTCAGAAATTGAACCAGGTAGATAGGGATGAAGTATTGAGCAGAATTAAAGAAATAGATGGCGTGTCTATTCGGCAACCATCTAGAGTAACAGGAATCCCTAGACGCGTGATTAACCGTTTATAG
- a CDS encoding YifB family Mg chelatase-like AAA ATPase, whose translation MAVAIQSIGLKGIEGYPVTVEVEKLDGVESVVVAGLPGAAVKESKERVLAALKGFGINFTDRRVIVNLSPAEEKKHGPMFDVAMAIGILKCFGSLKGVIPDDTAFIGSLSLTGKVQSIRGILPAIMSAKKLGIKRLFIPYDCSVPIQEIEGLEIIYVEYLMELVDHLSGGGDLSLVPPMTELALDNGSFPGVDFKEVIGQEKAKRALEVAAAGGHNVMMIGPPGCGKSLLAESFPSIMPKLELESQLENISLYELANTSLSSLGRPPFRSPHHSASAVSIIGGGSNPTPGEISLANHGVLFLDELAEFPKKTLDMLRQPLESGRVTISRAQATVTYPAKFLLLSAMNPCPCGYLGATTHYCTCSPKQVQAYQNKVSGPVQDRIDIILHLTPVNLQQQRKEDATSSSDIQKRVQVARDLQYKRHGKVCCNADLSIEEVRTMIPLTEEQKSFLQNRAVKENWSNRVQMKMHRLARTISDLRGEEAVSDEALWEAVTMRRGNSGLVKKKVVK comes from the coding sequence ATGGCAGTAGCCATTCAAAGTATCGGCCTAAAAGGAATTGAAGGCTATCCTGTAACCGTAGAAGTCGAGAAGCTAGACGGCGTGGAGTCAGTTGTGGTGGCCGGCTTACCCGGTGCTGCAGTAAAGGAGTCAAAGGAGCGTGTGCTAGCAGCTCTGAAAGGTTTTGGTATTAATTTTACCGATCGAAGGGTAATCGTGAACTTATCGCCTGCCGAGGAGAAGAAGCACGGCCCGATGTTTGATGTGGCCATGGCCATTGGCATTCTTAAGTGTTTCGGTTCACTGAAGGGCGTGATTCCAGATGATACAGCGTTTATTGGCTCCCTTTCGTTGACCGGAAAAGTTCAGTCGATCCGAGGTATTCTTCCTGCGATCATGTCAGCGAAGAAACTAGGGATCAAGCGTCTTTTTATCCCTTATGATTGCAGTGTGCCGATACAGGAAATTGAAGGGCTTGAGATTATCTACGTCGAATATTTGATGGAACTCGTCGATCATTTATCCGGAGGAGGCGATTTGTCTCTTGTACCTCCTATGACTGAGTTGGCTCTGGACAATGGTTCTTTTCCTGGAGTTGATTTCAAAGAAGTCATAGGGCAGGAGAAGGCGAAGCGTGCGCTTGAGGTTGCGGCTGCAGGTGGCCACAACGTTATGATGATCGGTCCGCCTGGTTGTGGGAAGAGCTTGTTAGCTGAGAGTTTCCCTTCGATAATGCCAAAGTTAGAACTAGAGTCACAGCTTGAGAATATAAGTTTATATGAGCTCGCCAATACCTCATTATCCTCACTAGGAAGGCCACCCTTTCGCTCCCCGCACCATTCCGCATCCGCAGTTTCCATCATTGGAGGCGGTTCAAACCCCACGCCTGGTGAAATTTCGTTAGCCAATCATGGCGTTCTTTTCTTAGATGAATTAGCCGAATTTCCGAAGAAAACGCTCGATATGCTACGTCAGCCGCTTGAATCCGGACGCGTAACCATCAGTCGTGCCCAAGCGACCGTTACGTACCCGGCCAAATTCCTGCTTTTATCCGCCATGAACCCATGCCCTTGTGGCTACCTTGGCGCCACGACCCATTACTGCACCTGCTCCCCCAAACAAGTTCAGGCTTACCAGAACAAAGTATCAGGCCCTGTTCAGGACCGCATTGATATCATCCTTCATTTAACCCCAGTAAATCTTCAGCAACAAAGGAAAGAAGACGCTACTAGTTCCTCAGATATTCAGAAACGAGTTCAAGTAGCGCGTGATCTTCAATATAAAAGGCACGGGAAAGTGTGCTGTAATGCTGACTTGTCTATAGAAGAAGTACGTACGATGATCCCTTTAACAGAGGAGCAAAAGTCGTTTCTTCAAAACAGAGCGGTGAAAGAGAATTGGAGTAATCGTGTACAAATGAAGATGCACCGTCTGGCCAGGACCATTTCTGATCTGAGAGGTGAGGAAGCGGTGTCGGATGAGGCGTTGTGGGAGGCGGTTACGATGAGGAGGGGGAATAGCGGGTTGGTTAAGAAGAAGGTGGTTAAGTAA